Sequence from the Clostridium butyricum genome:
ACAATAAAACTTCTATTGTCTGTTGTAAAATATCTATACGCAACATCAATTGTAATTCCCTGCTCACGTTCTGCCATAAGGCCATCAAGCAATAAAGAATAATCTATTGCACCACCTCTGCTTCCTACTTTACTGTCAAGTTCCAATGCTCTTTTTTGATCTGCATACAAAAGTTTTGCATCATATAGTATATGTCCTATTAAAGTTGATTTTCCGTCATCAACACTTCCACATGTTATAAATTTTAATAAATCCTTCATTTTAGAAATACCCCTCTCTCTTTCTTCTTTCCATGCTTCCCGCAGCTTCACTATCAATAACACGAGTAGTTCTTTCAGATGAAACTGCACTTAATGTTTCTTCAATAATCTCATCTAAAGTATCCGCTTCTGATTCACATCCTCCTGTAAGTGGATAACATCCAAGAGTTCTAAAACGAACTTTCTTATTTTCTACTTTTTCACCTGGAAGAAGTTTCATTCTATCATCATCAACCATAATAATATTGCCATCACGATAAACTACTGGTCTTTCTTTTGCAAAATATAAAGATACAATATCTATATTTTCACGCTTTATATACTGCCATATATCTTTTTCTGTCCAGTTTGAAATAGGAAAAACCCTCATACTCTCGCCTTTATTTATTTTTGTATTATAAAGTTTCCAAAGTTCAGGTCTTTGATTTTTAGGATCCCATGCATGTGCTTCATTTCTAAAAGAAAATATTCTTTCCTTTGCACGTGACTTTTCTTCATCTCTTCGCCCTCCACCAAAGGCTGCTGTAAATCCATATTTGTTTAATCCCTGCTTTAATGCCTGTGTTTTCATTATGTCAGTATAAGCTGAGCCATGATCAAATGGATTTATTCCCTGCTTTATTCCTTCCTCATTTGAATATACAATCATATCAATGCCTAGTTCCTTTGCTTTTTTATCACGGAACTCTATCATTTCTTTAAACTTCCATGTAGTATCAATATGCATAAATGGAAATGGTGGCTTTTCAGGATAAAATGCCTTCATTGCAAGGTGTAGCATTACTGAACTATCTTTACCTATTGAATAAAGCATAACAGGATTTTCACATTCTGCTGCTACTTCTCTAATAATATAAATTGCTTCTGCTTCTAATTTATCTAAATGTGATAATTGACTCATTGTTTTTCCCCCTTAATTATTTTTACTAAATTTAAAATTATATTGATTATTTAGTCATTTAATTTTTTAAATATCATTTTTCATAACGTACTTTACACTATCTATCTATAACTTATTACTATCCTAATATTTATTTGAATCCTTACTATTAACATCAATGGTTTTGATTTTTCCTTGAGGATTTTCAATATTCCAGTGAATTATATCTCCTTCATATTTAACAGACAATCTGCTTCCACGTCCTCCAATATCAGCTCCAAGATATAGAGAAATAGCTTCTTCATTGCATTCCTTTATACATGATGAACATCCCCAGCAGTCTTTTTGATATTTAATGTATGCCTTATTATTTTCATCTGATTTTAAAAGACTTCCTGGACATACATTTATGCATTTCCTACACCCTATGCACTTTTCTTTATTAATTGATATGCTCATAAGTCTCCCCCTCTTTCACTAAATCTCTGAATAATACTGTAAGCTTTCCATCAATAACTTTTGAGTTTACATATTTTAAATATTCATCACTTTTTTCTCTATAATCCAGATTTTCTGCAAAACTATGCCATCTAGTTTCCTTTCTTTCTCTAAGATGTGCAATTACAGATTTACACACAGTAAGCCTTTCCTTTAGCTCGTAAACAAACATTAATTCATGCATGTCTTCTGCTCTAAGCTTATTTGTCAGATTAATTACTTCATCAATTTTTTCATCTGCAATGTTAAGCTGTTTTTCATTGTAAGCATAATTTCTGCTTATGCCTCCTGCATATGTATCCATTATCTTCTGCATAGCTTCTTCTAAATCCTCAATGCTAAATAAAGGTTTATCAAAATTCAAAAAATCTTCTGCTTCTATTACCTTTTTATCTAAAAGGGATGATTCATCATTTTCTGAAAATTCATATATACTGATTTTTTCTTGTTTAATCTGTCTTACAGCCTCAAGTGCTGCAATTTCTCCTTCAACAAGTGCACCAGTCACATACTTCTGTGGGCATCCGCCTGCAACATCTCCTGCTGCAAAAAGTCCTTTTATTGTAGTTTCTCTCTTAGTATCTACCCAGTAACCACTTGCTGTATGACCACCAACAATATATGGTTCAGTACCTTCAATTTCAACATTCTCCTCACTAGGATTTTTTCCAGATTCTATCCACTTTAAAGTCTGGCTTGGTGCCATATTAAGATATGCTTTCTTTAATTCTTCACTCATCTCACTGCTT
This genomic interval carries:
- the cysD gene encoding sulfate adenylyltransferase subunit CysD, which encodes MSQLSHLDKLEAEAIYIIREVAAECENPVMLYSIGKDSSVMLHLAMKAFYPEKPPFPFMHIDTTWKFKEMIEFRDKKAKELGIDMIVYSNEEGIKQGINPFDHGSAYTDIMKTQALKQGLNKYGFTAAFGGGRRDEEKSRAKERIFSFRNEAHAWDPKNQRPELWKLYNTKINKGESMRVFPISNWTEKDIWQYIKRENIDIVSLYFAKERPVVYRDGNIIMVDDDRMKLLPGEKVENKKVRFRTLGCYPLTGGCESEADTLDEIIEETLSAVSSERTTRVIDSEAAGSMERRKREGYF
- a CDS encoding 4Fe-4S dicluster domain-containing protein, with product MSISINKEKCIGCRKCINVCPGSLLKSDENNKAYIKYQKDCWGCSSCIKECNEEAISLYLGADIGGRGSRLSVKYEGDIIHWNIENPQGKIKTIDVNSKDSNKY